The Arabidopsis thaliana chromosome 5, partial sequence genomic interval TTCATCAATAGCCAAATTTAAAGGTTTGGTCCTTGTAAGCTTGACACAACACAAATTAGTTAcacatcttcttctcatagctcacatttatttatatatgttttgcaTACCCACTcgattattaaataattagttttgaaGTTCTAGTCAATATTTcatcaaatcatcatcatcatcatcatcactgtTGTTGTAATTAGTATTAGTATATCAAGTTGGAAAATGGCTTGTCCTCATTTTTCCAACGAGGCAACGACCATGACTTTATTCAATCTtggttgttaaaaaaaacatatcactGCATAGTTGATGACCACAACTATATTCCACAAGTCTCTCTTTCTGAGATCTAACGATTTGggcaaacaaaatcatattttattctttgtttttgaagtttatagatatttttttttgtaatcaatAATGAGTGTATTTAATACAGTAGATAAATAAGGGTCCTACTTTAGTTTCGCATCACGACAACTCATATGTATACTTTAATGTATTGTTTCATAAATTGTTCCTTCCCATTACTCAATTGACATTTCCATTTAACAACTCTTCCCAATTGTGAAACCTTTATATCCCATTATCAGCTGTTTTAAGTTGAccaagttttttcttatggtCCTCTtcctattttcttcttttgatatacttttttttttaactctattTGTTCAAagtcttcgtcttctttttgttaacattattgtttacatgtttttgaaagagagattataatttttattaagaGATTCGTCAAACCTTTGTGTAGAGCACATGCTTTTTTCTTAGATTATTTTGAGATAGGAtcagaaaacagaggaagtgaTAAGAGGttctttttgggtttgaaGATGAGTTCAAGAACTGGAGCCTCTTTGCTCCtgatcttgtttttcttccaaatttgttCTGTTTCGGCACTCACGAATGGTTTAGACGGTGAGTGTGTGTggatatatacatatacaacCATATAGATGATGAACAGAGTTTTTCCTAATCTTGAATATTGGTGCAGCTTCTGCTTTAAATGCTCTGAAGAGTGAATGGACCACTCCTCCTGATGGTTGGGAAGGCTCTGATCCTTGTGGAACCAATTGGGTTGGAATTACATGTCAAAATGACCGCGTCGTTTCAATGTAAGGCTCTGTAAATTGTTGCTGCTTCTTCCAATAATGCTCTGCAGACTTTTAATGTTGTGTTGCTTATTGTAGATCACTAGGTAACCTTGACTTGGAAGGAAAGCTTCCTGCCGATATATCGTTCTTGTCCGAGTTGCGGATCTTGtatgtctttctttttctttctatttttcctttcacataaaaatggtttttggttgttttcatcTTATTATCCAATCTTTGTAGGGATTTGTCATACAATCCTAAATTGTCCGGACCGCTTCCACCAAACATCGGTAACCTTGGGAAGTTAAGGAACTTGTAAGGAAACACACTATCATTAAATCTCTAGTACACAACTTATGTATCACTTTGTCTTATCTCTTATTTTATCTAACTCTTTTTACTCTCCAGGATCCTTGTGGGATGTAGTTTCAGTGGTCAAATCCCTGAGTCCATTGGAACTCTAAAAGAACTTATATATCTGTAAGATTCTGTGGATTCATGTTATTATAAACAGTCAATTGCATTCTCTAAAACCAttagtattaatttttgtttcctcaatACAGCTCcctaaatttaaataaatttagtggAACAATTCCGCCTTCAATTGGCCTGTTATCAAAACTATATTGGTTTGATATAGCTGACAATCAGATTGAAGGAGAGCTTCCAGTTTCTAATGGGACTTCTGCACCTGGACTTGACATGCTTCTTCAAACTAAgcatttgtatatataatccCAAATCTTTCACTTCCGTTTATTATAATCACTCCTTCTAATATAGTAATTGATCTGACTCTCCTTTGCTTTTTTCTTGTAGTCATTTTGGAAAAAACAAGCTTTCAGGCAATATCCCAAAAGAACTTTTCAGCTCAAACATGAGTTTAATACATGTGTAAGCTTCATATTACATTATATAGCTGAGAGATTTCATAAGTTGTGAGTAAGTAACTAACAAAGTGACTGCATTGTTCGTTGTTTTATCGATAGCCTCTTCGATGGAAACCAATTCACGGGCGAAATTCCAGAGACCCTCAGTCTCGTTAAAACGTTGACGGTGTTGTAAgtagtaatatatatagttcaaattttttatttatcctAACGTCTATAATTcttatgtgttttttcttggttctAGACGCCTTGATAGGAACAAACTCATTGGAGATATTCCTTCATATCTTAACAATCTCACAAATCTTAACGAACTGTAAGTGAGCAACTAaagatttgttcttttgtttgttgaaaataaatgaaaatgaggTACAAGAATTTGTAGTTGAATACATTTCAGGTACTTGGCCAACAACAGATTTACTGGTACTCTTCCAAATTTAACCAGCTTGACCAGTCTCTACACATTGTaagttttttacatttatcatCACTACCAATCTCAAACCTTCATTCTTTACCAATCTAATGCCATGATGTGATTGTAAATGTAACAGGGATGTGAGCAATAACACTTTGGATTTCTCACCCATTCCATCATGGATCTCTTCATTACCCTCCCTATCAACATTGTATGAACATCTCTGTCTCTGTCTTGTTCTCCATTTATCTCCCATGTGTATACTTTCTAAGAACAAagggttttcttcttcgcaGAAGGATGGAAGGGATCCAACTTAATGGTCCAATACCAATCTCATTTTTCAGCCCTCCTCAGTTGCAGACTGtgtgagtaaaaaaaaaaaaaaaaatgaagctGGAAATGAACTCAAGAATTATGAACTTTGTACTAAATTgggattcttttttttttggactttGCAGTATCTTAAAGCGAAATAGTATAGTGGAAAGCTTAGACTTTGGTACAGACGTTAGCAGCCAGTTGGAGTTTGTGGATTTACAATACAATGAAATAACTGATTATAAACCATCAGCTAATAAAGTCCTCCAAGTAATGTATGTATCCTTGTCACTAATCAAACATGACTTCTATTTGTCTCAATCAACTGCTTAAGTGTTTATATATCTACAGATTGGCAAATAATCCAGTGTGTCTAGAGGCGGGAAACGGGCCGAGTTACTGTTCAGCAATCCAACACAATACCTCATTTTCTACACTCCCAACAAACTGTTCTCCATGCGAACCGGGCATGGAAGCGAGTCCCACGTGCCGCTGTGCGTATCCATTCATGGGAACACTCTACTTCCGGTCTCCTTCTTTCTCAGGGTTGTTCAACTCCACCAACTTCTCAATTCTACAGAAGGCAATCGCGGATTTCTTTAAGAAGTTCAATTATCCTGTAGACTCCGTTGGTGTTCGGAACATAAGAGAGAATCCAACTGATCATCAGCTTCTAATAGATCTATTGGTCTTTCCATTGGGAAGAGAGAGTTTTAATCAGACAGGAATGTCACTTGTTGGTTTTGCATTTAGCAACCAGACTTATAAGCCTCCTCCGATATTTGGCCCTTATATTTTCAAAGCTGATTTGTACAAACAGTTCTCTGGTATGATGAACCCTTGTCACACACACAATCAAACTAGAACTAAAGGTTGTTATTGATAACTCATTTGCTCTGcctttctttttgtcacaGATGTAGAAGTTTCATCAAAGTCATCAAACAAAAGCATTCTCATTGGAGCAGTagttggtgttgttgttcttctacTATTGTTAACAATAGCTGGGATTTACGCTCTTaggcagaagaagagagctgAAAGAGCAACTGGTCAAAATAATCCTTTTGGTAAGACAACAATATTTACTACTCCCTTGACTAAAATAGCatgaacaaattttctttgGCATGTTGCAGCTAAATGGGATACAAGTAAGAGTAGTATTGATGCTCCGCAGCTAATGGGAGCAAAAGCGTTTACTTTTGAGGAGCTGAAGAAATGCACTGACAACTTTTCAGAGGCAAATGATGTTGGCGGTGGAGGTTACGGCAAGGTTTGTGTCTTAACAAATGCCTTCAAATGAATGTAACAACTAATGGCCTTAGTTGAAATTCATGATCCCAAATTTTGATGGTTAAATAGGTTTATAGAGGGATTCTTCCTAATGGGCAACTCATAGCAATCAAAAGGGCTCAACAAGGATCTTTGCAAGGAGGGTTGGAGTTCAAAACTGAGATTGAGCTTCTCTCAAGGGTCCATCATAAGAATGTTGTCAGACTCTTGGGCTTCTGCTTTGACCGGAATGAACAAATGCTCGTATACGAGTACATTTCAAATGGGTCACTTAAAGACAGTCTGTCCGGTAAGATCAAACTTCTATCTTCCTCATGAGGATTTCAGATAGTTCTTGGATGCTGAATATGTTAGTAATGCAGGGAAGAGTGGGATTCGATTGGATTGGACAAGAAGACTTAAAATAGCACTTGGTTCAGGCAAGGGCTTGGCTTATCTTCATGAACTTGCTGATCCTCCAATTATACATAGAgacatcaaatcaaataacatATTACTTGATGAAAATCTAACCGCAAAGGTTGCCGACTTCGGTCTCTCCAAACTTGTGGGAGACCCTGAGAAAACTCATGTCACAACACAAGTCAAAGGAACCATGGTGAGTAGAAAATTTAtcctcctttctctttttttctcaaatacattttaaacTTACAATATCTTTGTAATCAGGGCTACTTGGATCCAGAGTACTACATGACGAATCAATTAACGGAGAAGAGCGATGTGTATGGGTTTGGTGTGGTTTTACTCGAGCTATTAACCGGTAGAAGTCCGATAGAGAGAGGCAAATATGTGGTGAGAGAGGTGAAGACAAAGATGAATAAATCTCGGAGTTTGTATGACCTGCAGGAGTTGTTGGACACAACGATCATAGCAAGCAGTGGGAATCTAAAAGGGTTCGAGAAGTATGTAGACTTGGCTTTGAGATGTGTGGAGGAGGAAGGAGTTAATAGGCCATCAATGGGTGAGGTTGTGAAAGAGATTGAGAACATAATGCAGCTTGCGGGATTAAATCCTAACTCAGATTCAGCAACGAGTTCAAGAACGTATGAGGACGCAATCAAAGGATCTGGTGATCCTTATGGCAGTGAATCGTTTCAGTACAGTGGGAATTTTCCAGCTTCAAAGCTTGAGCCCCAATGATtgattatgtttctttttgttattttgttatttcgtAAGTGACTTCATACTTGAAATGCCTTGTGAATGTGGAGTAGCATGATTCTGTTTGATATGTGGTCGCTGATTATAAAGCAGATGAATGGAGAGCCAAACGCAGAATCAAAAACCACCAGATCTTTGGCAATGTCGACACCAGTTTCAAACATAAGAAAAGTAATCAAGCTCAATGTATgatgaataattgaatatattaATTCTTGTTGAGAAGTTTGTGTGGTTTCAAAGATTTAATCCACACATCACACACACTTTTAATTTACTCCAAACCTTTCACATTTATGCATGAGAttatattacaaatttatattacaaATAATTTGTAGTACGTAAGTAAAATTAGTATTaactaataagaaaaaaaagtaataaagttATTGGGTTTGCAACCTAACACATCAACGATCCCATCGAACAACAACAGTTACATGACCCAGGGTGAATTTATGGTTGTCGTCTCATCTGAGAGCACTCTCTGATCTAGTGTCCTTGTTGTCCACACCTCAAACACGCCCCCAAAATGTATGAcatgatttaacaaaaaataaaaagaaacatgattTAAGACATGTGGTGTGTGGCAACTCTGCCATATATTTCATGGTGAGGTAGCGAACCGGCACCAAGTTTTTCTCGATATGTTTCCTCCATTTACCATTCTTTACGGTAGACTACGGTAGactcataactttttttataccGGAGTCATATCGTATTAGTTTCTTAAGAGGATTAAAGCACACATATGTTTTTGTGTCTTATTTACTACAAAAAGTCTTTTTactaaaacactaacaaaacaaaaataacatacaaaaaaaataagaaaagtggTGGGATGTGGCCAAATAGCATTAGCATACATACGTAGGAAAAAAATAGACGATGTGGTCATATGTCAGAGTGGTCAAGGTCCCATCCCATCTCTGAGTTTTCCGTCGGTTTGGAGTATATTGATCGGAGAATATGATAtgggcaaaaaaaaaaaatcgattaatttttaatcaatttggGGTacactgaaaacaaaaaatattttttttattaatttacttGGAGGAAGTACTGGTCAATATAACATCAAACCATCAGCATCATTCATTGTTGTTGCaattagtattattatctCAAGTTGATAAAAGCTTGTGCTGATTTTTTCCATGACCATGACTTTATTGCATGTTGCTGTTAGAAAAACCATATCAGTGCATAGTCGCTTACCATTACTCTATTtcaaaaatctctcttttcttgagAAGAAACGTTCtaggaaaacaaataatatatacatgacTTCTCCCAGTTTTGTGCAGAAACAATTAAATGTTAGATCATTTAGTTAAGTTTTGTTACATATTGCATATTTATGCTTTATCATGTAAACAGATTTATTTATGTAGTTAATAAAGGACTAGTCTATTATAATGGTGTTTTGTGCCAAGTCATTGTTCATAATTTGTTCCTCCACATTACCGTATTGACATTTCAATTTCTCCCTTGGATAATACCTTTGAACCCTTCCGCAATATATAGCGGTTCTTTATTATCTATATCAAGTTGAACtatttgtttatatggtcCACTGTCTATTTGTTtgctttatttataaattttcgCTTAACTTGTTCAAAGTCTTCTCCTTTATGTCTTACATGCTTTGTTAGCAAAGAACATGGAGGCTGCATTTTTATGTTAGAGTTCGTCATAACTTGTGCAGACCACATGCTTTCTTCTTGAACGAATTGTGATACATATCATTGTGTgtctgatgaagatgagttCAAGAATTGGATTATTTAAGCTCTTGATCTTGCTTTTCTTCCAAATTTACTCTGTTTATGCGTTCACAGATGGTTCAGATTGTAAGTATAAGTAGATGATGATCAGAGTTCTTTTAACAGATAAAGATTTccaattttttgtattttaattctTTCAATATTGGTGCAGTTACTGCTTTACAAGCCCTGAAGAACGAATGGGACACGTTATCCAAGAGTTGGAAAAGCTCTGATCCTTGTGGAACCGAATGGGTTGGAATTACATGTAACAACGATAACCGTGTTGTTTCAATGTAACACCTTGGTccctttctttgtttgttcttttgctGCTTCTTTCTTCAATATAATCCTCTATATACAGACTTTAAGCTGTGTTATTTGCTTGTTTCAGATCATTAACCAACCGTAACTTGAAAGGAAAGCTTCCTACCGAAATTTCGACATTGTCTGAATTGCAAACCTTGTaggtctttcttcttcttctttttcctttgcaTAAAAATGGATTTAGTTCTCATCTTATGATTCGATGTTTGCAGGGATTTGACTGGCAATCCTGAATTGTCTGGACCGCTTCCAGCAAATATCGGTAACCTCAGGAAGTTGACTTTCTTGTAAGCAAAGTAAACAAGATCTTAACCTAATTCCATCAATCGCATTATCTTATATATCgccttttcttttgttgttttcttctctaggAGCCTTATGGGATGTGCTTTTAATGGTCCAATCCCTGATTCCATAGGGAATCTTGAACAACTTACAAGACTGTAAGATTTGTTGcttcttataatttataaacagtCACTTTTTCAATGTAATCTTTAAAACTCATAATAAGTATTACTTTGCGTTTCCTCCATACAGCTCTCtgaatttaaataaatttagtggAACAATTCCGGCTTCCATGGGACGGTTATCGAAACTATATTGGTTCGACATAGCTGACAATCAGTTAGAAGGAAAGCTTCCAGTTTCTGATGGGGCTTCTTTACCTGGACTTGACATGCTTCTTCAAACTGGgcatttgtatatataatccCAAATccttagttttcatttttatttagttactctttatatataacattcaTCACTCTGActctcttttactttcttttgtagTCATTTTGGTAATAACAAGCTTTCAGGCGAAATCCCAGAGAAGCTCTTTAGCTCAGAAATGACTTTGCTACATGTGTAAGTTTCATAGTACATGCAAAAGCTGAGAGTTTTCACTAGTTGATATTAGAAACTAACAAAGTGATGATTgcatttttgttcttgttttatcAATAGGCTGTTTGATGGAAACCAATTCACCGGTAGCATCCCAGAGAGCCTCGGCCTAGTTCAAAATTTGACTGTGTTGTAAGTAgtagaaatatattttccaaaCTGTATGTTcacaaaatttctttaatcTTATAAGATATTTGCTTTGTTACAGACGTCTTGATAGGAATAGACTAAGTGGAGACATTCCTTCAAGTCTTAATAATCTCACAAATCTTCAAGAACTGTAAGTGAGCAAATAAagatttgttctgttttcttaagatatataaatgaaaagatGTAAAAGATCTTGTAGTTGAATCCATTTCAGGCATTTGTCCGACAACAAATTTACAGGTAGTCTTCCAAATTTGACCAGCTTGACCAGTCTCTACACATTGtaagtttcaatatttttcttcctcgTTTGTTGCTCAAATTTAGCATCAGAAACCTTTCTTATTAATAATCAATCTAATGCCATGATATGATTATTATGTAACAGGGATGTGAGCAATAACCCGTTGGCGTTATCACCGGTTCCATCATGGATCCCTTTCTTAAACTCTTTGTCAACATTGTATGAGcattcctctctctttttagatatatatagatttgtgAGCATACATAATGAGAAAAAATGGTCTTCAACTTGGCAGAAGGTTGGAAGATATCCAACTTGATGGTCCAGTACCAACCTCCCTTTTTAGCCCTCTTCAATTGCAAACTGTGTGAGTCAAATAAGTCATGATCATGAATGTTCAATTGGAAAGTCAACTCAAAGATTTGTGAAACATGTACTGATTGGGATGGTTTTTCTTGACTTGCAGTTCCCTAAAGCACAATCTTATAAACACAACATTGGACCTTGGTACCAACTATAGCAAACAATTGGATTTTGTGGATTTACGAGACAACTTCATAACTGGTTATAAATCACCAGCTAATAACCCCGTCAATGTAATGTATGTATTCATCTTTGACCAATATGTAACATCTTTGAAGAATAACTTACGTATGTGTGTTGATATATCCATAGGTTGGCAGATAATCAAGTGTGCCAAGACCCGGCGAATCAGCTGAGTGGCTACTGCAATGCAGTCCAACCAAATTCCACATTTTCTACCCTAACAAAATGTGGTAATCATTGTGGTAAAGGTAAGGAACCGAATCAAGGCTGCCACTGTGTGTATCCACTTACAGGAGTATTCACCTTAAGGTCTCCTTCATTCTCCGGATTTTCAAACAACAGTAACTTCCTAAAGTTTGGGGAGAGTTTAATGACTTTCTTTAAGAATGGCAAGTATCCTGTAGACTCTGTGGCCATGAGAAACATAAGCGAGAATCCAACTGATTATCATCTTTTGATAAATCTCTTGATCTTTCCATCGGGACGCGACCGCTTTAATCAGACGGAAATGGACTCTATTAATTCTGCATTTACCATTCAGGATTATAAGCCTCCTCCAAGATTTGGTCCTTATATTTTCGTCGCCGATCAGTACAAAACATTCTCTGGTATGATGAAACGTAACACACACTCAAACGAAATCTATATTGATTTAACTCATTTTACTTATAAGCCTTGTTTGTTTCACAGATTTAGAAGATTCCAAGACAGTAAGTATGAAAGTTATAATTGGAGTAGTAGTTGGTGTTGTAGTTCTTCTGTTGCTGTTGGCTTTAGCTGGGATTTACGCTCTTagacagaagaagagagctcAGAGAGCAACTGATCAAATGAATCcttttggtaaaagaaaaatggtttaaCACTAGAACAAAAGACTTTTCTCTTGTCTTATGAAAATCCTGACAGCTTCTCGTTTGTCTGTTGTAGCCAAGTGGGATGCGGGGAAGAATGAAATGGATGCTCCACAACTAATGGGAACAAAAGCCTTTACTTTCGAAGAGCTTAGCAAATGTACTAACAACTTTTCAGATGCAAATGATGTTGGCGGTGGAGGTTATGGCCAGGTTTGTGTATTTCCAATGTCCTCAACTGAAACAACCAGAGGTAGTAGTTCAAATTATAATACCAATTTGATGGTGAAACAGGTCTACAAAGGTACCCTTCCCAATGGGCAAGTCATAGCAATCAAAAGAGCTCAACAAGGATCCATGCAAGGAGCGTTCGAGTTTAAGACCGAGATTGAGCTTCTTTCAAGGGTCCATCATAAAAATGTTGTTAAGCTTTTGGGCTTCtgttttgatcaaaaagaaCAAATGCTCGTATACGAGTACATACCTAATGGGTCCCTTAGAGACGGTCTATCAGGTATATATTTAATCTCTATATATCTTGCTTTGTTAGTTCTTTGGTGCTGAacttgaaaaacaaatgtagGGAAGAATGGGGTTAAACTGGATTGGACAAGAAGGCTCAAAATAGCACTTGGCTCAGGGAAGGGTCTAGCTTATCTTCATGAGCTTGCTGATCCTCCAATTATACATAGAGACGTCAAATCAAATAACATATTACTTGATGAACATCTAACCGCAAAGGTTGCTGATTTCGGTCTCTCCAAACTTGTGGGGGACCCTGAAAAAGCTCATGTCACAACACAAGTGAAAGGAACCATGGTGAGTAAAAAAGAATCtatcataaaatatatgaaaccATTAACTataaaaactaacaatatctctggaattaattAGGGCTATCTTGATCCTGAGTACTACATGACGAATCAATTGACGGAGAAGAGCGATGTGTATGGGTTTGGTGTGGTGATGCTTGAGTTATTAACCGGTAAAAGTCCGATAGATAGAGGCAGCTATGTTGTGAAAgaggtaaagaagaagatggataaATCGAGGAACTTGTATGACTTACAAGAATTGTTGGACACGACAATTATCCAAAACAGCGGGAATTTGAAAGGGTTCGAGAAGTATGTAGATGTGGCTCTACAATGCGTGGAGCCAGAGGGAGTTAATAGGCCAACAATGAGTGAGGTGGTGCAAGAACTTGAGAGCATATTGCGGCTTGTTGGATTAAACCCTAACGCCGATTCAGCAACATACGAGGAAGCATCTGGTGATCCTTATGGTAGGGATTCGTTTGAGTACACTGGGGTTTTCCCAACTCCAAAACCCTAACGCAATAATTGATtaatttgttctttctcagttttttattgttttgttttttggttattttgtaaGTGACTTTACAACCTTAAATGCCGTGTGAATGTGTGTGTACTAgcatgatttgatttttgatatatgttgTTTTGTGGTCGCTGCTTATAAAGTGTAAACAAGATTGGAATCAAAATAAACATCAACCCTAAGCAACCCTAAGTTGTCATGATACTAAATAAATCTAATCACCGGATTTTGAATATACTCTCTTTGAGGTTGTCTCAGCAGTCCGGTTGTCATGTCTCTACGGGTATCCCCACGCACATATACTGTGCCAAGCAAGGATGCTAGTGTGTCCTTCTTGAATCCGCGAACGGATGATCTTTCTCTATTCTCATGTTGTAGTTATGATTTTCTTAACTTCGTTCGTAATCAAGTGAATACTTTCAATAACAGACTTGTATACacactttttggttttttacgGTTTACTATTACAGTATTAATCGATTTTCTACCATAAAATTAAACTGTTTAtctagtaattaaaaaaaaactgacacaatatgaaaataaaa includes:
- a CDS encoding Leucine-rich repeat protein kinase family protein (Leucine-rich repeat protein kinase family protein; FUNCTIONS IN: kinase activity; INVOLVED IN: protein amino acid phosphorylation; LOCATED IN: plasma membrane, vacuole; EXPRESSED IN: 24 plant structures; EXPRESSED DURING: 13 growth stages; CONTAINS InterPro DOMAIN/s: Protein kinase, ATP binding site (InterPro:IPR017441), Protein kinase, catalytic domain (InterPro:IPR000719), Leucine-rich repeat-containing N-terminal domain, type 2 (InterPro:IPR013210), Leucine-rich repeat (InterPro:IPR001611), Serine/threonine-protein kinase-like domain (InterPro:IPR017442), Protein kinase-like domain (InterPro:IPR011009), Serine/threonine-protein kinase, active site (InterPro:IPR008271); BEST Arabidopsis thaliana protein match is: Leucine-rich repeat protein kinase family protein (TAIR:AT5G49770.1); Has 176974 Blast hits to 136078 proteins in 4850 species: Archae - 147; Bacteria - 18062; Metazoa - 52743; Fungi - 11116; Plants - 72814; Viruses - 462; Other Eukaryotes - 21630 (source: NCBI BLink).): MSSRTGASLLLILFFFQICSVSALTNGLDASALNALKSEWTTPPDGWEGSDPCGTNWVGITCQNDRVVSISLGNLDLEGKLPADISFLSELRILDLSYNPKLSGPLPPNIGNLGKLRNLILVGCSFSGQIPESIGTLKELIYLSLNLNKFSGTIPPSIGLLSKLYWFDIADNQIEGELPVSNGTSAPGLDMLLQTKHFHFGKNKLSGNIPKELFSSNMSLIHVLFDGNQFTGEIPETLSLVKTLTVLRLDRNKLIGDIPSYLNNLTNLNELYLANNRFTGTLPNLTSLTSLYTLDVSNNTLDFSPIPSWISSLPSLSTLRMEGIQLNGPIPISFFSPPQLQTVILKRNSIVESLDFGTDVSSQLEFVDLQYNEITDYKPSANKVLQVILANNPVCLEAGNGPSYCSAIQHNTSFSTLPTNCSPCEPGMEASPTCRCAYPFMGTLYFRSPSFSGLFNSTNFSILQKAIADFFKKFNYPVDSVGVRNIRENPTDHQLLIDLLVFPLGRESFNQTGMSLVGFAFSNQTYKPPPIFGPYIFKADLYKQFSDVEVSSKSSNKSILIGAVVGVVVLLLLLTIAGIYALRQKKRAERATGQNNPFAKWDTSKSSIDAPQLMGAKAFTFEELKKCTDNFSEANDVGGGGYGKVYRGILPNGQLIAIKRAQQGSLQGGLEFKTEIELLSRVHHKNVVRLLGFCFDRNEQMLVYEYISNGSLKDSLSGKSGIRLDWTRRLKIALGSGKGLAYLHELADPPIIHRDIKSNNILLDENLTAKVADFGLSKLVGDPEKTHVTTQVKGTMGYLDPEYYMTNQLTEKSDVYGFGVVLLELLTGRSPIERGKYVVREVKTKMNKSRSLYDLQELLDTTIIASSGNLKGFEKYVDLALRCVEEEGVNRPSMGEVVKEIENIMQLAGLNPNSDSATSSRTYEDAIKGSGDPYGSESFQYSGNFPASKLEPQ
- a CDS encoding Leucine-rich repeat protein kinase family protein (Leucine-rich repeat protein kinase family protein; FUNCTIONS IN: protein serine/threonine kinase activity, protein kinase activity, ATP binding; INVOLVED IN: transmembrane receptor protein tyrosine kinase signaling pathway, protein amino acid phosphorylation; LOCATED IN: endomembrane system; EXPRESSED IN: sperm cell, root; CONTAINS InterPro DOMAIN/s: Protein kinase, ATP binding site (InterPro:IPR017441), Protein kinase, catalytic domain (InterPro:IPR000719), Leucine-rich repeat-containing N-terminal domain, type 2 (InterPro:IPR013210), Leucine-rich repeat (InterPro:IPR001611), Serine-threonine/tyrosine-protein kinase (InterPro:IPR001245), Protein kinase-like domain (InterPro:IPR011009), Serine/threonine-protein kinase, active site (InterPro:IPR008271); BEST Arabidopsis thaliana protein match is: Leucine-rich repeat protein kinase family protein (TAIR:AT5G49760.1); Has 1807 Blast hits to 1807 proteins in 277 species: Archae - 0; Bacteria - 0; Metazoa - 736; Fungi - 347; Plants - 385; Viruses - 0; Other Eukaryotes - 339 (source: NCBI BLink).): MKMSSRIGLFKLLILLFFQIYSVYAFTDGSDFTALQALKNEWDTLSKSWKSSDPCGTEWVGITCNNDNRVVSISLTNRNLKGKLPTEISTLSELQTLDLTGNPELSGPLPANIGNLRKLTFLSLMGCAFNGPIPDSIGNLEQLTRLSLNLNKFSGTIPASMGRLSKLYWFDIADNQLEGKLPVSDGASLPGLDMLLQTGHFHFGNNKLSGEIPEKLFSSEMTLLHVLFDGNQFTGSIPESLGLVQNLTVLRLDRNRLSGDIPSSLNNLTNLQELHLSDNKFTGSLPNLTSLTSLYTLDVSNNPLALSPVPSWIPFLNSLSTLRLEDIQLDGPVPTSLFSPLQLQTVSLKHNLINTTLDLGTNYSKQLDFVDLRDNFITGYKSPANNPVNVMLADNQVCQDPANQLSGYCNAVQPNSTFSTLTKCGNHCGKGKEPNQGCHCVYPLTGVFTLRSPSFSGFSNNSNFLKFGESLMTFFKNGKYPVDSVAMRNISENPTDYHLLINLLIFPSGRDRFNQTEMDSINSAFTIQDYKPPPRFGPYIFVADQYKTFSDLEDSKTVSMKVIIGVVVGVVVLLLLLALAGIYALRQKKRAQRATDQMNPFAKWDAGKNEMDAPQLMGTKAFTFEELSKCTNNFSDANDVGGGGYGQVYKGTLPNGQVIAIKRAQQGSMQGAFEFKTEIELLSRVHHKNVVKLLGFCFDQKEQMLVYEYIPNGSLRDGLSGKNGVKLDWTRRLKIALGSGKGLAYLHELADPPIIHRDVKSNNILLDEHLTAKVADFGLSKLVGDPEKAHVTTQVKGTMGYLDPEYYMTNQLTEKSDVYGFGVVMLELLTGKSPIDRGSYVVKEVKKKMDKSRNLYDLQELLDTTIIQNSGNLKGFEKYVDVALQCVEPEGVNRPTMSEVVQELESILRLVGLNPNADSATYEEASGDPYGRDSFEYTGVFPTPKP